The sequence gtgctccgtgccgctcttctcttccccccgtccgtgccactctcccccccccccccccccccccgtcttgctattctctctcccccccccagtccccgtcccctcaatttgtcaggatggggagcagaggtaggagccgctaaatccggttcctaccttttcagaatgaacagagtcagtgatcactgactttgtccattcatataactgagcatcataacctgtgtttacgatgcttcagtttatgaatggagaggagcttctctccattcatttcagctgaggctgcagagaaagggactgagaaatctgtgtccttagtccctttctctgtcttaaaggggagatgtcagaggtcttttaagacccctgatatcttaccaaagacccccaacagggctgattaaaaaaaaaaaaattgcaataaatatttgtttttaaaaataaataaaaataaaatataaataagaaaaaaaacaaaaaaaacacactgacaatccacccccccctataaaacacaaaaaaacaaaaacaaaaaaaatgtaaaaaaaaaaatgtaaaaaaaaaaaaaatactgtcacatgacattaaaaaaaagtatcggtaatcggcatcggcgagtatttgaaaaaaagtatctgtactcggtctcaaaaaagtggtatcactgacaattcacacccccccccccctccaaaaaaaacaacaacaaaaaatcactgttaaaaaaaagtaaaaaaaatataaaaaaaataccgccactgtcacatgacatttaaaaaaagtatcggtattcggtatcggcgagtacttgaaaaaaagtatcggtacttgtactcagtctcaaaaaagtggtatcgggacaaccctagtttcagtgatttaaaatggaaaataccacatctggccactagatggtttAATCACCAGCACCAACTAGTGACTGAATACGGTTATTTCtgttttaaatcaatgaaaaacaaCCAACCAGCACAGGAGAAAAGCCTAATAGGCCTCATTTGCTCAGAATAAAAAGCAACCAAAGATGCTGTGCGGCCGTgtatcattggttgctaggactctgatgtaagggagaactgtgaggccccatacagacgagaggatcgatccgctggaattgatccgcggaccggtttcagcggatagatcccctggtgggtacgatccagcggatctttttccgcggatttttttccccggggatggatttccagcggatcaaaatttcttgacatgctaagaaatcgatccgctggaatccattccaacggattgatccgctggtctgtacagactcaccggatcaatccgtccgaatctatccctcgcatgcgtcgtaatgattcgacgcatgcgtggaagtccttaaaTCACAgcatcgcgcatgtcgccgcgtcatcatcgcggcgacggcgcgacacgtcaccgcggagggaattccgcggggattttgatctcatggttagtacaaccatgagatcaaaatccgccagaggatttatccgcggaaacggacctccggaccgtttccgcggatcgatcctctcgtgtgtactaggcctaagggatgctctgggaaccctgagaactccgatgtaagggggaacactgtggcttctggtgtaaaggggaactctgatgtaaggggtgctctgagaaccctgatttaccttagtgtactcactcagaggcaggaggtagaaggatggtgagctcactcaccccttgtcagtcagcacctctcatccagatgtatctgtggttgctggacttcaaatttccgcCCCCCCCACTTTCCGTTTCTGAGGCACCGAGGCTGGGGATTAGAGTGCGggaagacacagaggggtagcggTGTGGGGCATATGGGCGAGTTGTTAGCggtggctttgggcagtgtgaaagagtgtaatgccgcttacacacgatccgtttttccgtcgggataaactcagacgggtttttccgacggaattccgttcaagcttgtcttgcatacacactgtcacaccaaattccgaccggcaAGAACTGGCAGTGACGtacacaacactacgacgagccgagaaaaattaagttcaatgcttccgagcatgcgtcgacttgattctgagcatgcgtgtttttttctccgtcagagttttatacagacgaacggaatttttttccgtctgaaaaaaagagaacatgttctctgtaaCGGCCCCCcccgagtatgaaaggggttaaagccgtttaggacaTTCCCTTTCTGAACACCAAGGCAGCTACCAGACACTCCAGTCAGGCGAACAAGAAACCCAgacgaataattctcccccaaaatAAGAGACGAGGCTCTGCATGAGGTTCAAGCAGGAATCACAATCTTTATTGAGGAATACAGGCTTTTATATACACCAAAAGAGGAGGGTCCTAcattctgctcatattactctagcaATCCCTTTAAGCAGCCAAGATGACTCATATGCATGACCTTTGAGTTTCCTAGCCTggctgtctcctctccctaacttcaatcagggccgccatcaggaattatggggccccttacacagctttaggcatggagcagagaaccggggggggcgggggttgcTGCCGTCTGaatttgagaagcgggggggggggggtgctgtcacgaattgagaagcggggggggggggcctttacaaaaaaaagaagaaataaagaaaaatatatataaaaaaaaaggggacctctttaatagaaagaaaagaaaaaaagaattatatataagatatatatttatttatttttaaaaagaggggttgccatctgtggacctctgggcactttaataaaaaaaaaatatatatatatatatatatatatatatatatatatatataaatgtaggtatatatatataaaaataaattacaaaaaaagggggggttgccactcgggacctctgggcactttaataaaaatgaaaaaaataaacctctgggccctttaataaaaaaataaataaaaaaagatatacacaaaaaaaaaataaacatttaaaaaaaaagaaaagaaaaggggcgttgccatccagggccctggggacctcttggccctttaataaaaaaaaaatatataaacaaaaataataaaataaacatttataaaaagaaaaaggggggggggtttgcaacatggggccctggggacctctaaaccctttaataaaaagaaaaaaaaaaatatatatatatatatatatatatatatatatatatatatatatatataagaaataaaatcatataaaaaatatatatatatatatatatatatatatatatatataaaaagggggggttgccatctggggccctgggaacctctgggccctttaataataataatatatataaataaataaataagaaataaaaaaatatatataaaaaaaagggggtgtcatctggggccctggggatctccgggcccctggggatctccgggcccctggggacctccggacccctaaaaaaaaaaattgtccctttaataaaaaataaaaatatattaaaaaatagatattttttttataagggggttgccatccgggcccctggggacctccaggcctcttacaggtgtactgcctgtacccccctgatggcggccctgactacaatacacattaacacagaactccttcacacaattacggggtcaattagcacaagccacaatgaaagaaccttagaagttatcctagactcatttacattataacagacaacAGATAGGTAGGTGGCTGGAGATGACATCATCAGCCTCGTTAAGCAATAGACGGTTGGTCTGTTACCTTGAACTTCCTAGAATGCCCATATTAGGAGTTAAAATTCCTGGGCATAGACCCCACAGCACACAGGGGATACCATCTTCATATCTCTtgagagatattgtggataaatgttACTGTCCCGTTCAAAGTcgtccaagatatattttctcagtcaccctatgcccaaaagggactccCGTCAcattctctttctaactccgtcggaagtccgatggggcacacacacgttcggaatatctgatgaaaaaaattccgtctgacttttttccttggaaattccgatcgtgtgtatgggtcaTTACTTCTGGACAAATTGGGTAAAGAGGAACAGGTGctcccattagaagatttccccccATTTACTCTTCCAGGACAAGATTTGCCAAAACTCTTTGTCTTGGTGACGGTGGTCAGTACAAAAAATCAAGCCCACACACTTCTTGTAGTAAGACTAGTCGTGATTTGCTCCAGGAGATACACGTTCCTACCTGTCTATGGTGCGTCAGTAAGACATTTACTAACCTACTTACTTTATCTCCAGGTTCTACTCTGCTGGACACATTGAATTGCAGCCGCTCTCCATCCATCTATTCCCTGTTAACATGGAGAAGAACTTTACCATGGAAAAGCTCCTGGAAAACCTTCACACCGTCCTTCAGGCCATCAACAAGACACTGAACAATGCGCCGTGCCAGTCAGACACGCAACACAACACCACCAAACCCAACAAGGACGACAATGCCTATATCTTCATCATCTTCGTCATGTTCCTCTTTGCTGTGACTGTAGGAAGCCTGATACTCGGATATACACGATCTAAGAATGTGGACAAACGGAGTGACCCCTACCACGTCTACATTAAAAAGAGTCCAGTCTCAGTTATATGAAGGTAGCTGGAAGGTCCGCAGAACCTCTTAGGAGTTCCAATGAGGTCCTCATTCATGGCCCTTGGGTTGCCGGCACAGGCCATCGCGAGGATCAAAGGCGTGGCCTGGTCTATGTCCTATGGTGGTCAAACGTGATTCCTTGCAACTCTGCCATTGATTTTAGCGTCCATGCACTAATGGGATGAACTGTATGGTGCTGCACACAAGAGCTACAAAATGTAGTAGCACTGGTCTTGGGATTTTTGTAGGACGATGGAAAATTTATGGATATTTttgtataaattatataaaataggtttgagaaggagaaaggagatgAGTCGTATGAGCTGGGAGCTTGCCCTTACTGGTGGCAAGAATACGTTTCAATGAAATGAAGGAAACTGGAAGGTCCGCAGAACCTCTTAGGAGCTCCAATGAGGTCCTCATTCATGGCCCTTGGGTTGCCGGCACAGGCCATCGCAAGGATCAAAGGCGTGGCCTGGTCTATGTCCTATGGTGGTCAAACGTGATTCCTTGCAACTCTGCCATTGATTTTAGCGTCCATGCACTAATGGGACGAACTGTATGGTGCCCACAAGAGCTACAAAATGTAGTAGCACCGGTCTTGGGATTTTTGTAGGACGATGGAAaattgatggatttttttgtataaattatataaaataggtttgagaaggagaaaggagatgAGTCTTATGAGCCGGGAGCTTGCCCTTACTGGTGGCAAGAAAAAGTTTCAATGAAATGAAGGAAACTGGAAGGTCCGCAGAACCTCTCAGGAGTTCCAATGAGGTCCTCATTCATGGCCCTTGGGTTGCACTTGCTGGCACAAGGCCATTGAGAGGATCAAAGGCGTGGCCTGGTCTATGTCCTATGGTGGTCAAACGTGATTCCTTCCAACTCGGCAATTGATTTTAGCGTCCATGCACTAATGGGATGAACTGTATGGTGCACACAAGAGCTACAAAATGTGGTCTTGGGATTTTTGTAGGACAATGGAAATTTTATGGATATTTttgtataaattatataaaataggtttgagaaggagaaaggagatcAGTCATATGAGCCGGGAGCTTGCCCTTACTGGTGGCAAGAATACGTTTAAATGAAATGAAGGGAACTGGAAGGTCCGCAGAACCTCTTAGGAGCTCCAATGAGGTCCTCATTCATGGCCCTTGGGTTGCTGGCACAAGGCCATTGAGAGGATCAAAGGCGTGGCCCTGTCTATGTCCTATGGTGGTCAAACGTGATTCCTTGCAACTCTGCCACTGATTTTAGCGATCATGCACTAATGGGATGAACTGTATGGTGCACACAAGAGCTACAAAATGTGGTCTTGGGATTTTTGTAGGACAATGGAAAATTAAtggatttttttgtataaattatataaaataggtttgagaaggagaaaggagatgAGTCTTATGAGCCGGGAGCTTGCCCTTACTGGTGGCAAGAATACGTTTCAATGAAATGAAGGAAACTGGAAGGTCCGCAgaacctcttaggcctcgtacacacgaccaagtttctcggcaaaaaccagcaagaaacttgctgggattttttttttgcagaggaaactggtcgtgtgtaaatttttcgacgaggaaactgtcgaggatcccgttgagccaaaaagagagcatgtcttctttttcctgtacgggaatggagaaacttgccttgtcgagttcctcgacagcctaacaaggaactcgacgaggaaaacgatgtgtttcgcccgtcgagttcctcggtcgtgtgtacgaggctttaggagcTCCAATGAGGTCCTCATTCATGGCCCTTGGGTTGCACTTGCTGGCACAAGGCCATCAAGAGGATCAAAGGCGTGGCCTGGTCTATGTCCTATGGTGGTCAAACGTGATTCCTTGCAACTCTGCCATTGATTTTAGCGTCCATGCACTAATGGGATGAACTGTATGGTGCACACAAGAGCTACAAAATGTGGTCTTGGGATTTTTGTAGGACATGGAAaatgtatggattttttttgtataaattatataaaatagtttTGAGAAGGAGAAATGAGATGAGTCGTATGAGCCGGGAGCTTGCCCTTACTGGTGGCAAGAACAAGTTTCAATGAAATGAAGGGAACTGGAAGGTTTGCAGAACCTCCCAGAAGTTCCAATGAGGATCTCATTCGTGGTGCTTGGGCTGCTGGCACAAGACTACCATGAAGATCAAAGGCACGCCCTACTCACaccacattatggcccggattcacaaagcacttgcgccgacgtatctcaagatacgccgtcgtaagtacaaatgtgcgccgtcgtatctatgcgccggactcagaaactaagatacgcctaaaaacaggcttcatccgaccaacgtaacttgcctacgccggagtagagtgggcgcatttttacgctggacgtatttgtcgctcccattgattttctattcacatatgcaaatgagggagatacgccgattcacgaaacgtccgtccgtccgacgcagtgcgcgtaaagtcatacgtccggcgtaaagttatgccccataaaggaggtgtaactcagcagcatccatgcaaatggctgcaccagggaacacaagccggcgtattttacgttggacgtgaatatgactaggcgtaggttacgttcacgccgtaggcagtgatccgacgtatcttaggcagttgttccgacgtgattgtgagcatgcgcactgagatgcgcccgcgggacggcgcatgcgcagttggcgatacgtatctgtctggcgctcggcccatcatttgcatggggtcacgcctcatggggtcacgcagagaggcaagcactggattcacaaagcacttcctcctaaATCTGCGCtaggtttctcaggcgtaagtcggcgtaggtggaagtgggcgtgagccatgctggctcacgcccacttccacctacgccgacttacgcctgagaaacccagcgcagatttgggaggaagtgctttgtgaatccagtgcttgcctctctgcgctgcgttggcgtagcgtaaaggagatacgctacggcggcataaatatgcgccagtgtctgtgaatccgggcctaagtgatCAACTGATTTTAGCCTTCATGCACTAAATGGGATGAACtgtcaagccccgtacacacgatcggtttgtctgatgaaaacaaaccgatgaaccggtttcatcggacaaaccgatcgtgtgtgggccccatcggtgaaaaaaaatagaacatgttttaaaatcttcctatggataaaaaaattatagaataaaacgatcgtctttttttttgtgaaaaaattgtaTAGAATACcgctgagtgtgtgtgtgtgtggggggggggcccgtCTGGTAGGCtgcacggggccccatgattcctaacagcggccctgcacacggtcacacaaaattctttgaactttcgaccgccaagaacgcggtgacgtacaacacaggcgacgagccgagaaaattaagttcaatgcttccgagcatgcgttgaattgttttccgagcatgcgtaggaagtttgcgcgtcggaattggtacacgcgatcggaaattccgatcggtattttttttccgtcgggaaaaatagagaacctgctctcaatcttttgctggtcgGAAATTCCCCGacagaaaaaagtccgatggagcctacacgcggtcggaaatTTTCCCGACAACAAGCactcatcggacttttgctggcggaatttttcGATCGTGTGCATTACTGGTGGCAAGAGCAAATTTCAATTTTATGGGAACTGGACCTACTAAGTGTTCCTCTGAGGTCATCAATCATGGTGCTTGGCTTGCTTGCACAAGGCAGCCCTGAGGATCAAAGGCCCGTCCTGGTCTATGGCTTATGGTGTTCAAACATTATGCCATTCCTTGCAACTCTGCAACAGTTTTTACACTAATGGGATGAactgacccagtccgaagctccgtgaccgcgcccgggggagccgcggacccgatcgccgccggtgtcccgcgatcgatcacaggagctgaagaacggggagaggtgagtgcaaacacaccttccccgttcttctctgtggcaatgtcactgatcgtctgttccctgatatagggaatgaccatcactgacgtcacatgtccagcccctcccccctacagttagaaacacacatgaggtctcACTTAACTCctacatcgccccctagtggttaactcctaaactgccagtgtcattttcacagtaaacaatgcatttttatagcacttttcgctgtgaaaatgacaatggtcccaaaaatgtgtcaaaagtgtcccatgtgtccgccataatgtcgcagtcacgaaaaaaatcgctgatcgccgccattactagtaaaaaaaaagaattattaataaaaatgccataaaactatcccctattttgtaaacgttataacttttgcgcaaaccaatcaataaacgcttattgcgattttttttttataccaaaaataggtagaagaatacgtatcggcctaaactgaggaaatgtggCGCAGCACTGAGGATTACTCTGCCTGATCCCAGAAAATAAGTCAGGAAAGCTGTATgggacctaaactgagaaaaaaaatatgatttttttatatcttttttgggggatatttattatagcaaaaagtaaaaaaatattgcatttttttcaaaatttacgctctttttgtttatagcgcaaaaaaaaaaacccgcagaggtgatcaaataccaccaaaagaaagctctatttgtggggaaaaaaggacgccaattttgtttgggagccacatcgcacgaccgcgcaattgtcagttaaagcgacgcagtgccgaatcgtaaaaaggggccatgtccttaacctgcataatagtccggggcttaaatggttaaagaACATTTTTGTGCCCAGAATTGAGCTTTAAAACCATGCAAAGTATTAAATTGGAACTCTAGCTAAAACTCAGTTGTTATTTTTTGAACTGCTGATTGTGCCAAATTTAGAAAAATTTCTTCTCTGGAAACAGGACAGGAATTGAGGGGAAATATTtcccagacagcaataaaaaataaataaaacaacacagaggttctaaccctggCCTACTAAAAAGTAggttttatgggccagattcacagaaaaagtacgccggagtatctgctgatactccggcgtactttcaaatttgccgcgtcgtatcttaatttgtaattcacaaacaaagatacgacggcttttggctaagatccgacaggcgtacgccttcggatcttaggatacaaTACTTCGCCgaacgctgggtggagtttgcgtcgttttccgcgtcaggtatgcaaattagctgtttacggcgatccacgaaggtacgcgcgtttgccgcattctcttacgtcgtcgctagtcggcttttcccgtcgcaaacttaagcctgctatttcatggcttagatttagaccagccatgttaaagtatggccgtcgttcccgcgtcgaatttcaaatttttttttttgcgtaagacatccgggaatacgaaaggacgttacgcacgtcgccgttcaaaaaacatgtCGGGGCGCAGTAATtatgcgcaaagcacggcgggaaatttcctaacggagcatgcgcagaacgttcggcgcgggaagacgcctaatttaaatggtacacgccccatttgaattaggcgggcttgcgccggacggctttacgctacgccgccgcaagtttactcgcaagtgctttgtgaatcaagcacttacgacgaaaacttgcggcggagtattatacgttacgccgccgtaattgttcgtgaatctggccctatgctttTTGTGCCCCCATTGGTGACGCCACagaaagagccctttcacactggaaacgcctgtagcggagcgttaaaatagcggtaaaacaccgctattttaccgcgtttttacagcgttttcaattcatttcaatggagaggggcgtttttggagcgttttttttcagcgtttAAAAGCTgctgcaaagatgctgcttgcaggacttttctcaacgctcctccagcgcaacgcctcagtgtgaaagggtctattgagatgcatggggagcgttttatgagtgttttaatagcgttatttttaccgcgaaaaacGAGGCAAAAACGCAGCaacaacgcaccagtgtgaaagggctcaaaAGGAGGAAGCATCTCAGCCAAGCCACAGACAGTGATAAAGACTCAGGACAGAGGTTCCAagaatttctattttaaatcttCAATTTTCGAatgtttatactttttttttattttttattaaaacaaaatggCAGATATTACAAATTTTTAATTATCACAGATAATCTAGAGAAGAATTAAAAGAGAGATGAAAAAGGGAGACCAAATTATATATAAATTGGGAAAAACTGGTAAAGTAttttaaacacttcagcccccCGGAGCATTTGGCCACtgtttgcgattcgacactgcgtcgcttttagagccctttcacactggtgcgtttttgcggcgTTTTcgcagtaaaaatagcgctattaaaacgctccattgaaatgaattgaaaacgctgtaaaaacgcggtaaaatcgcagtgttttaccgctattttaacgctccactATAggtgtttccagtgtgaaaggggtctaagacccctttcacattgaggcgttttttatgcggtacagcgctaaaaatatcgctgttataccgcatgaaaaaatcatgccctgcaggcttcaatgtgaaagccccgaaggctttcacacggaagcggtgcggtagcaggaccgctccaaaagtcctgttagccgcatctttggagcggtataggagcggggtgtttaccgctcctataccgcgccttcccattgaaatcaatgggaaactgcggtattaaccctttttttggccgctagcgggggttaaaacctcactgcTAGCGCCCGAATGTCGCGGTAAATACAACGGTATAGCGGCGCGggtataccgtcaccgcacctccgctgcccaatgtgaaagcagcctaactgacaattgcgcggtcgtgcgacgtggctcccaaacaaaattggcgtcctttttttcccacaaatagagctttcttttggtggtatttgatcacctctgcggtttttattttttgcactataaacaaaaatagaacgacaattttggaaaaaatgcaatattttttacttgttgctataataaatatcccccaaaaatatataaaaaatctgcgagccagattcacagaaaaagtacgccggagtatctgctgatactccggcgtacagggagtgcagaattattaggcaagttgtatttttgaggattcattttattattgaacaacaaccatgttctcaatgaacccaaaaaactcattaatatcaaagctgaatatttttggaagtagtttttagtttgtttttagttttagctattttagggggatatctgtgtgtgcaggtgactattactgtgcagaattattaggcaacttaacaaaaaaaaatatatacccatttcaattatttatttttaccagtaaaaccaatataacatctcaacattcacaaatatacatttctgacattcaaaaacaaaacaaaaacaaatcagtgaccaatatagccacctttctttgcatggacactcaaaagcctgccatccatggattctgtcagtgttttgatctgttcaccatcaacattgcgtgcagcagcaaccacagcctcccagacactgttcagagaggtgtactgttttccctccttgtaaatctcacatttgatgatggaccacaggttctcaatggggttcagatcaggtgaacaaggaggccatgtcattagtttttcttcttttataccctttcttgccagccacgctgtggagtacttggacgcgtgtgatggagcattgtcctgcatgaaaatcatgtttttcttgaaggatgcagacttcttcctgtaccactgcttgaagaaggtgtcttccagaaactggcagtaggactgggagttgagcttgacgccatcctcaatccgaaaaggccccacaagctcatctttgatgataccagcccaaaccagtactccacctccaccttgctggcgtctgagtcggactggagctctctgccctttaccaatccagccacgggctcttccatctggcccatcaagactcactctcatttcatcagtccataaaaccttagaaaaatcattcttgagatatttcttggcccagtcttgacgtttcagcttgtgtgtcttgttcagtggtcgtcgtctttcagcctttcttaccttggccatgtctctgagtattgcacaccttgtgcttttgggcactccagtgatgttgcagctctgaaatatggccaaactggtggcaagtggcatcttggcagctgcacgcttgac comes from Rana temporaria chromosome 2, aRanTem1.1, whole genome shotgun sequence and encodes:
- the KCNE3 gene encoding potassium voltage-gated channel subfamily E member 3, coding for MEKNFTMEKLLENLHTVLQAINKTLNNAPCQSDTQHNTTKPNKDDNAYIFIIFVMFLFAVTVGSLILGYTRSKNVDKRSDPYHVYIKKSPVSVI